The Hyla sarda isolate aHylSar1 unplaced genomic scaffold, aHylSar1.hap1 scaffold_320, whole genome shotgun sequence genome segment cacactatatacattatatatatatatatccatcatatactacactcatctatcacacactatatacattatatatatatatatccatcatatactacactcccatctattcacacactatatacattatatatatatatccatcatatactacactccatctattcacacactatatacattatatatatatatccatcatatactacactccatctattcacacactatatacattatatatatatatccatcatatactacactcatctattcacacactatatacattatatatatatccatcatatactacactccatctattcacacactatatacattaatatatatatccatcatatactacactccatctattcacacactatatacattatataatatatatatatccatcatatactacactccatctattcacacactatatacattatatatatataatatccatcatatactacactccatctattcacacactatatacattatatatatatatccatcatatactacactcatctattcacacactctatatacattatatatatatccatcatatactacactccatctattcacacactatatacattatatatatatatccatcatatactacactccatctattcacacactatatacattatatatatatatccatcatatactacactccatctattcacacactatatacacatatatatatatatatccatcatatactacactccatctattcacacactatatacattatatatatatatccatcatatactacactccatctattcaactatatacattatatatatatatccatcatatactacactcatctattcacacactatacattatatatccatCATACTACACCATTattcacactatatacattatatatatccatcatatactacactccatctattcacacactatatacattatatatatatccatcatatactacactccatctattcacacactatatacattatatatatatatccatcatatactacactccatctattcacacactatatacattatatatatatatccatcatatactacactccatctattcacacctatatacattatatatatatccatcatatactacactccatctattcacacactatatacattatatatatccatcatatactacactccatctattcacacactatatacattatatatatatccatcatatactacactccatctattcacacactatatacattatatatatatccatcatatactacactccatctattcacacactatatacattatatatatatccatcatatactacactccatctattcacacactatatacattatatatatatatccatcatatactacactccatctattcacacactatatacattatatatatccatcatatactacactccatctattcacacactatatacattatatatatatatccatcatatactacactccatctattcacacactatatacattatatatatatatccatcatatactacactccatctattcacacactatatacattatatatatatccatcatatactacactccatctattcacacactatatacattatatatatatatatccatcatatactacactccatctattcacacactatatacattatatatatatatccatcatatactacactccatctattcacacactatatacattatatatatatatatccatcatatactacactccatctattcacacactatatacattatatatatatatccatcatatactacactccatctattcacacactatatacaatatatatatatccatcatatactacactccatctattcacactatatacattatatatatatatccatcatatactacactccatctattcacacactatatacattatatatatatatatatccatcatatactacactccatctattcacacactatatacattatatatatatatatccatcatatactacactccatctattcacacactatatacattatatatatatatccatcatatactacactccatctattcacacactatatacattatatatatatatatccatcatatactacactccatctattcacacactatatacattatatatatccatcatatactacactccatctattcacacactatatacattatatatatatccatcatatactacactccatctattcacacactatatacattatatatatatatccatcatatactacactccatctattcacacactatatacattatatatatatccatcatatactacactccatctattcacacactatatacattatatatatttccatcatatactacactcatctattcacacactatatacattatattatatatccatcatatactacactccatctattcacacactatatacattatatatatatccatcatatactacactccatctattcacacactatacattatatatatatatccatcatatactacactccatctattcacacactatatacattatatatatatatccatcatatactacactccatctattcacacactatatacattatatatatatatccatcatatactacactccatctattcacacactatatacattatatatatatccatcatatactacactccatctattcacacactatatacatatatatatatccatcatatactacactccatctattcacacactatatacattatatatatatatatatatatatatccatcatatactacactccatctattcacacactatatacattatatatatatattatatatatatatatccatcatatactgcactccatctattcacacactatatacattatatatatatatccatcatatactacactccatctattcacacactatatacattatatatatccatcatatactacactccatctattcacacactatctatatatatatatatatatccatcatatactacactccatctattcacacactatatacattatatatatatatccatcatatactacactccatctattcacacactatatacattatatatatatccatcatatactacactccatctattcacacactatatacattatatatatccatcatatactacactccatctattcacacactatatacattatatatatccatcatatactacactccatctattcacacactataacatatatatatatatatccatcatatactacactccatctattcacactatatacattatatatatccatcatatactacactccatctattcacactatatacattatatatatccatcatatactacactccatctattcacacactatatacattatatatatttccatcatatactacactcatctattcacacactatatacattatatatatatccatcatatactacactccatctattcacacactatatacattatatatatatatccatcatatactacactccatctattcacacactatatacattatatatatatatccatcatatactacactccatctattcacacactatatacattatatatatatccatcatatactacactccatctattcacacactatatacattatatatatatccatcatatactacactccatctattcacacactatatacattatatatatatatatatatatatatatccatcatatactacactccatctattcacacactatatacattatatatatatatatatatatatatatatatatccatcatatactgcactccatctattcacacactatatacattatatatatatatccatcatatactacactccatctattcacacactatatacattatatatatatccatcatatactacactccatctattcacacactatatacattatatatatccatcatatactacactccatctattcacacactatatacattatatatatccatcatatactacactccatctattcacacactatatacattatatatatatatccatcatatactacactccatctattcacactatatacattatatatatccatcatatactacactccatctattcacactatatacattatatatatccatcatatactacactccatctattcacacactatatacattatatatatatatatatccatcatatactacactccatctattcacacactatatacattatatatatccatcatatactacactccatctattcacacactatatacattatatatatatatccatcatatactacactccatctattcacacactatatacattatatatatatatccatcatatactacactccatctattcacacactatatacattatatatatatatccatcatatactacactccatctattcacacactatatacattatatatatccatcatatactacactcatctattcacacactatatacattatatatatccatcatatactacactccatctattcacacactaatatacattatatatatatatccatcatatactacactccatctattcacactatatacattatatatatatatccatcatatactacactccatctattcacacatacattatatatatatatccatcatatactacaactccatctattcacacactatatacattatatatatatatatccatcatatactacactccatctattcacacactatatacattatatatatatatccatcatatactacactccatctattcacacactatatacattatatatatatccatcatatactacactccatctattcacacactatatacattatatatatatatccatcatatactacactccatctattcacacactatatacattatatatatatatccatcatatactacactccatctattcacacactatatacattatatatatatccatcatatactacactccatctattcacacactatatacattatatatatatatatccatcatatactacactccatctattcacacactatatacattatatatatatatatatccatcatatactacactccatctattcacacactatatacattatatatatatccatcatatactacactccatctattcacacactatatacattatatatatatatccatcatatactacactccatctattcacacactatatacattatatatatatatccatcatatactacactccatctattcacacactatatacattatatatatatccatcatatactacactccatctattcacacactatatacattatatatatatatatccatcatatactgcactccatctattcacacactatatacattatatatatatatccatcatatactacactcatcttttcacacactatatacattatatatatatccatcatatactacactccatgtattcacacactatatacattatatatatatatatatatccatcatatactacactccatctattcacacactatatacattatatatatatatatccatcatatactacactccatctattcacacactatatacattatatatatatatatccatcatatactacactccatctattcacacactatatacattatatatatatatccatcatatactacactccatctattcacacactatatacattatatatatatatccatcatatactacactccatctattcacacactatatacattatatatatatatccatcatatactacactccattttttcacacactatatacattatatatatatatatatatatatatatatccattataTACTGCACTCCAtctattcacacactatatacattatatatatatatatatatatatatatccatcatatactgcactccatctattcacacactatatacattatatatatatatatatatatatccattataTACTGCACTCCAtctattcacacactatatacattatatatatatccatcatatactgcactccatctattcacacactatatacattatatatatccatcatatactacactccatctattcacacactatatacattatatatatatccatcatatactgcactccatctattcacacactatatacattatatatatccatcatatactacactccatctattcacacactatatacattatatatatatatatccatcatatactgcactccatctattcacacactatatacattatatatatatatatatccatcatatactacactccatctattcacacactatatacattatatatatatatatccattataTACTGCACTCCAtctattcacacactatatacattatatatatatatatatatatatatatatatatatatatccatcatatactgcactccatctattcacacactatatacattatatatatatatatatatatccattataTACTGCACTCCAtctattcacacactatatacattatatatatatccatcatatactgcactccatctattcacacactatatacattatatatatatatatatccatcatatactacactccatctattcacacactatatacattatatatatccatcatatactacactccatctattcacacactatatacattatatatatatatccatcatatactacactccatctattcacacactatatacattatatatatccatcatatactacactccatctattcacacactatacattatatatatatatatatatccatcatatactacactccatctattcacacactatatacattatatatatatccatcatatactacactccatctattcacacactatatacattatatttatatatatatccatcatatactacactcatctattcacacactatatacattatatatatatccatcatatactacactccatctattcacacactatatacattatatttatatatatatccatcatatactacactcatctattcacacactatatacattatatatatatccatcatatactacactccatctattcacacactatatacattatatatatatatatccatcatatactacactccatctattcacacactatatacattatatatatatatatatatatatatatatccatcatatactacactccatctattcacacactatatacattatatatatatccatcatatactacactccatctattcacacactttatacattatatatatatatatatatccatcacatactacaccatctattcacacactatatatccCAGCATGCACCGGTGTGACCCTGTCCTTCTCTCATCAGATGGGATTCCTCTTCCCTCTCACGTGGACTCTGAGGCCGGGCACTTGCACTTCCGCCGGGTCAGCCGCAGCGATGCTGGAAATTACACTTGTACTGCTTCCAACAGCCAGCAGGGGGAGATAAAGGCGTCTGTGACCCTGGTTGTGGCAGGTGGGTCCCCCTGACATCTGGGGGTACAGAGAGGGGGAGAGTTTTTGCTGTGATCCCTGTAACCCCTTGTCCTCTGCTCCAGTCTACATCAGCTTCAATGTGATCCCCGAGAACACGACCGTCTACCAGGGCCATACGGCGACGCTGCACTGTCAGGCCAAAGGGGACCCCATCCCGCACGTCCAGTGGAGAGGACGGGAAGGCATGCTGGACGCCACCAATGCTCACAGCCGGTAAGCCCCACCCCCCCACTGAGGTCTGTGCTGGGGGCCACATACGGTGGGATCTTCTCTCATCTTTACTTTCTTCTTTAGGGTCCAGATTATGCCAAACGGATCCCTGGTGATCTATCACGTATCCAGCGAGGACTCTGGGAAATATACGTGTATTGCTGGAAACGTGTGCAACATCCAGCACCGCGATTGTTTCCTCTACGTTGTAGGTGAGTCTGGGGTGGAGGGATCCTCTATGAATAGATCAGTGATCAGAAATAGTCCAAGGATTCTCTACGAATAGATCAGGAATAGCCCCAGGATCCTCTACGAATAGATCAGTGATCAGGAGAGATCCTCTTTGAATAGATCAGTGATCAGGGGGATCCTATAAATAGATCAGCAATCAGGAGGGATCCTCTGAATATATCAGCAATCAGGGGGAATCCTATGAATAGATCAGTGATCGGGGGGGTCCTCTGTGAATAGATCAGTGATCAGGAGGGATCCTCTGAACAGATCAGTGATCAGGAAGGATCTCGGTGATAAAGGGGATCCTCTGTGAATAGATCAGTGATCAGGGGATCCTCTGTGAATAGATCAGTGATCAGGGGATCCTCTGTGAATAGATCAGTGATCAGGAGGGATCCTCTATGAATAGATCGGTGATCAGGAGGGATCCTCTATGAATAGATCGGTGATCAGGATGGATCCTCTGAATAGATCAGTGATCAGGAAGGATCTCAGTGATCAGGGGGATCCTCTGAATAGATCAGTGATCAGGAGGGATCCTCTGAATAGATCAGTGATTAGGAAGGATCTCAGTGATCAGGGGGATCCTCTGTGAATATCAGTGATCAGGGGGATCCTCTGAATAGATCAGTGATCAGGAGGGATACTCTGTGAataaatcgggggggggggggggggggtcctctgtgAATAGACCAGTGATTTAGGAGGGATCCTTTGACTAGATCAGTGATCAGGAGGGATCCTCTGAATAGATCAGCGACCAGGTGGGATCCTCTGAATAGATCAGCGATCAGGAGGGATCCTCTGAATAGATCAGCGACCAGGTGGGATCCTCTGAATAGATCAGCGATCAGGAGGGATCCTCTGAATAGATCAGCGATCAGGTGGGATCCTCTGAATAGATCAGCGACCAAGTGGGATCCTCTGAATAGATCAGCGACCAGGTGGGATCCTCTGAATAGATCAGCGATCAGGTGGGATCCTCTGAATAGATCAGCGATCAGGTGGGATCCTCTGAATAGATCAGCGATCAGGTGGGATCCTCTGAATAGATGAGTGATCAGGAGGGATCCTCTGAAAAGATCTATTAGATCACAGTCTTCCCTGTTGTTGTAGATAAGCCCAGTGTTCGGGAGGCTCCCGATTCCAGCGCTCCGTATAAGATGATCCAGACGATCGGGCTGTCGGTGGGGGCGGCGGTGGCGTACATCATCATCGTCCTGGGGCTCATGTTCTACTGCAAGAAAAGACGGAAAGCCAGAAGATTGGGCAAGAACGAGGGGGAGGAGCCAGAGATGGAGTGTCTGAATGGTGAGGTGCCGGCCCAGGCCTCTCCTCCTCCCTTCACTACATGGTGCTGATGGTTTTATCTCCTGCAGGGGGCGCTACACTACAGAACGGGCAGGTGGCGGCAGAAATCCCGGAGGAGGTTCCTCTCACCACTCTGGGGAATAAGAGGATGAGCTCCGGAGACAAGATGACCTTCCCCCGTGGCAGCCTGCACCCCATCACCACGTTGGGTGAGTGCCCCTCCAGCCTGGACATAGGAATGGCCTCGTCCCTGCACAGTACTCAGCCTCTTTTCACCCGCAGGTCGTGGGGAGTTCGGGGAGGTTTTCTTGGCAAAGGCTCAGGGCATCGACTCCGGCTCGAAGGACGCGGTGGTTATGGTGAAGGCGCTACAGACCCGCGACGAGCAGCTGCAGATGGACTTCAGGCGGAAGCTGGACATGTTCTCCAAACTCAATCACCACAATGTGGTGCGACTGCTCGGTCAGTGCTGCGAGATGGAACCGCACTACATGATCCTGGAATACGTGGACCTGGTGAGAGAACGGGCGCTGCCTAGTAACCTGATGAGATCGCCGGCCTCCCGTACACCCGCCGGGTCACTCACCGCTCCTCTTCTCTTATATAGGGAGACCTGAAACAATTCCTGAGAATCTCCAAGAGCAAAGACGACAAGATGAAGCCTCTGAGCACCAAACAGAAGGTGAGATACTAGGACCAGAGGGGCGGGATATCGGCAAGGGGGTGTGGCCTGGGGGCAGAGGGGGTGAGGCACTTAGGACATAAGGTAGTGCATGTTTTGGAGTGGTGATTCTTGGGTAGATGGAATTCGGCCTGCATGGGCTTCATGTGGTCGTGGTACCATTTCGGTGATGGATTGTGGTGCCACTCGGCCCTCATGCTGTCATTGCTTTCTTCTCCACCAGGTGGCGCTGTGTTCTCAGGTGGCTCTGGGCATGGAGCATCTCTCCAACCATCGCTTTGTACATAAAGACTTGGCAGCACGAAACTGTCTGGTGAGCGCCCAGCGAGTGGTGAAAGTGTCCGCCCTGGGGCTGAACAAAGACGTCTACAACAGGTGAGTCCGGCCGTATCTGCACTGACCATGTGCCGTGGTGTTGCCCTGGGGCTGATGTATGACACCTTCTctgctgcttgtcttcagtgaatACTACCACCTGCGCCAGGCCTGGGTACCGCTGCGCTGGATGCCTCCTGAGGCCGTGCAAGATGACGACTTCTCCACCAAATCAGACGTCTGGTCTTTCGGGATTTTAATGTGGGAGGTCTTCACCCTGGGAGAGATGCCGTACACGGACATGGCGGATGACCAAGTTCTCGCCGGTAGGTGGCCTCCATTTCGTGGCCTGTAGGGTGTTCTTTGGCCTCCATTCTAGGGCCATTGGGGGTGTTCTTTGGCCTCCATTCCGGGGCATGTAGGATGTTCTTTGGCCTCCATTCTAGGGCCATAGGGCGTGTTCTTTGGCCTCCTTTCCGGGGCCCGTAAGGGGCATCCTCTGGTCACTGTTGTCTCTTTGGTTGCAGGTTTACAGGGTGGATCCCTGAAGCTGTCGTCTCCGGAGAACTGCTCCTCACGTTACTACAAGCTGATGCAGCGCTGCTGGGCCTCCAGCCCCAAAGACCGCCCCTCCTTCAGCGACATTGCCAACACGCTGggagactcctcctcctcctccgctgCTGACAGCAAGATGTGAGGCCACAGGGTGAGGGCAGACACCAGGGACAAACACAGAATCTGCCTCAGGGAGGGCCAGCCCCGACCGGACATTGTACACTACAGCAGCCATGTGTGGCTGTGACTGGTGCTGACATTATGGACCTTGGGGGAGGGACTTCCCTCAATACACCTCGGGGGAGGGGCTTCCCTCCATAACAAAGCACAATGCAGCTGCCGCCGCCGTCctccatgtatgtatgtatgtacgtacGGCGGTCAGTAATGTTACACGTCTTCTAGGAACATATTTATTCACAGATTAATGTATAACTTCACGTGTCGGTACGAGCTGAAGCCACCTCAGGGGCACGGGGGCCAGATTCACTGAGATGGGGCCCAATTACTTCAGGAGGGGTCTGTCCAGGCTCCGGTGAGGGGGATGTCCGTATTCGTAGTTCTCACTGCTCAGCGTTAGGCTGCAGAATTAAGTGCCTAAAGGGCTTGTCACATGGGTGGTGTCACATGGCACCCACTGCGCATTGAGCGCCCCTATACACCGCAGCCTTTGGGGGGGATGCTCAATCACACTACAATGGGGCACGTAGCCTTAATCTACCTGTGTGACACGACTCACAACAAAAAGGGACGTGCAGCCAACTAAACACTAATGTGACTGACTGGTCCTGCCAAGGGACCATGATTCTTGGCTCCAGGCCTGTACCAAGGGACCACCTGTCCTTGGTCTCGATCTATGCTGAGGGACCACCAGTTCTGCACCTAGGTCATGGCAGCGGGACCACCAGTCCTGGGTCTAGGTCATAGCCGAGGGATCACCAGTCCTGGTCTAGGTTATTGCTGAGGGACCACCTGTTCTAGGTCATAGCCGAGGGACCACCGGTCCTGGTTCTAGGTCATGGCCGAGGGACCACAGGTCCTGGGTCTAGGTCATGGCTGAGGGACCACCGGTCCTGGGTCTAGGTCATGGCCGAGGGACCACCGGTCCTGGGTCTAGGTCATGGCCGAGGGACCACCGGTCCTTGGTCTAGGTCATGGCCGAGGGACCAGCGGTGCTGGGTCTAGGTCACGGCCGAGGGACCAGCGGTCCTGGGTCTAGGTCATGGCCGAGGGACCAGCGGTCCTGGGTCTAGGTCATGGCCGAGGGACCAGCGGTCCTGGGTCTAGGTCATGGCCGAGGGACCACCGGTGCTGGGTCTAGGTCATGGCCGAGGGACCACCGGTCCTGGGTCTAGGTTATTTCTGATTGACTACCAGTTGTATCCTGGTCCGAGCTGAGGAGACCCCCAGTCCTAGCTCCTGGTCACCCGTCCTGAGCGGACCCCGTTGACCCTGAGGTGGGCTTCTCGGTTGTTTTGTtgcttgttttgtttttgtagcgTCTTCCATGTAACCCCCGCACCTCACACTAAGTGCCTGTGTAATGAAGGATTCTCGGGCCCTCAGACGTACACGCTCCGCGCTGGATCGGTTCTTTTGAGTTTTTTACAGATTTGTTTTTTATACGTTTGGTTACAAATTGTagatttgttttttatatttttgggccaTTTTATCGCTCAATCTGctggtttgttttttttattttgaagtttttcttaAACCGATGCACCTGAGATGATAATAAAGGTCTTTTTATAGAAGGTTGTGGCCTCCAGTCTCCTCCCACAGGGGGCAGAGTTAACAGTCACTGATTCCTGGTACGAATATGTCCAGCCCGTTCCTTGTTGGAGTCCGTAGCCTGTAGCTgccagtttgggggggggggttagcctCTAGGTTATGGACACCAAAAGAGCGGCCTATGAAATGGAGGAATGTGCTGTATAAATGGGCAGGACTTACATTCGCTCTCTAATAAGACCCCAAAATGGAAACGGGCCAATATAAACCCAAGCTCAGAACCCCACAGTATTAAGGACCCATCTGTGTCCCAATATGGTAGCGAGgccacctctgtgcccccatagagtAGTAAGCCCTCCTTTGTGCCCCTTATATAGTagctttgcccccatatagttgttagGTCCCCTCTGTGCCTGTATACAGTAGTTGGTCCTccttgtgccccatatagtagttaggtctcctctgtgttcccatatagtataaATTCCTCTCTTTTGTAGTTAGGGCTCCCCCGGTGCCCTGATTTAGTATGTAgtcccctctgtgctcccataaatAAGTAAACCCCCTAGATATTATTAAGGCCCCATCTgcactcccatatagtagttagggtaACTTTTTGCTGCCCCCTCTTTGCCCTTCCATAGTCGTTAGGTCATCTACTATACCCCCATGTAGTAGACATACCTCCTATGTGTCCTCCATGTAGCAGACGTGCCTCTTGTGTCCTCCATGTAGCAGACGTGCCT includes the following:
- the PTK7 gene encoding inactive tyrosine-protein kinase 7 (The sequence of the model RefSeq protein was modified relative to this genomic sequence to represent the inferred CDS: added 1567 bases not found in genome assembly) gives rise to the protein MSLSAALCCLLLTAVRTSCAIVFTKQPSSQDALHGRSAFLRCEVEDPARVEFQWLQNGFPVRDTERRFQEGGSLTITAVDRRLDAGNFQCVAKNPSTGEEERSANASFNIKWIESGAVSLQSPGSVSDIQSLSAVTLRCHIDGHPRPICQWFRDGSSLSDSGRLYSINNKERTLTIRSAGPDDSGEYYCCAHNAAGDVCSNRNFTLNIIDESFPQAEVAPESQIVIENEDAIFHCRFTAVPPPSLEWFFKDTALTNKSRITVFQNGSLLITSVRPRNGGTYRCVGTGARGKQVVLQASLSLAEIDEMRPLSPRVLTADTIQRITCEPPRGQPPPTLWWARNGERLPAEGRVHQDGNQLVFSPIAEEDAGTYSCLAANTAGKRKQDVKVTVATPPVWVEKPQDTRMDEGRAGFLHCLSRSSLEPSVSWYRNGNPISKEDSRFMIFKNGTLKIVNVEVYDGTLYMCVSSTPAGSIEAQARVLVQENLKFTPPPQSQQCMELEKEATVHCSATGREKPTIQWLKSDGIPLPSHVDSEAGHLHFRRVSRSDAGNYTCTASNSQQGEIKASVTLVVAVYISFNVIPENTTVYQGHTATLHCQAKGDPIPHVQWRGREGMLDATNAHSRVQIMPNGSLVIYHVSSEDSGKYTCIAGNVCNIQHRDCFLYVVDKPSVREAPDSSAPYKMIQTIGLSVGAAVAYIIIVLGLMFYCKKRRKARRLGKNEGEEPEMECLNGGATLQNGQVAAEIPEEVPLTTLGNKRMSSGDKMTFPRGSLHPITTLGRGEFGEVFLAKAQGIDSGSKDAVVMVKALQTRDEQLQMDFRRKLDMFSKLNHHNVVRLLGQCCEMEPHYMILEYVDLGDLKQFLRISKSKDDKMKPLSTKQKVALCSQVALGMEHLSNHRFVHKDLAARNCLVSAQRVVKVSALGLNKDVYNSEYYHLRQAWVPLRWMPPEAVQDDDFSTKSDVWSFGILMWEVFTLGEMPYTDMADDQVLAGLQGGSLKLSSPENCSSRYYKLMQRCWASSPKDRPSFSDIANTLGDSSSSSAADSKM